In the genome of Leishmania panamensis strain MHOM/PA/94/PSC-1 chromosome 17 sequence, one region contains:
- a CDS encoding hypothetical protein (TriTrypDB/GeneDB-style sysID: LpmP.17.0460), which produces MQLTMPAPEAPQLEDGGASPPPRPPKRSCSSEGNYQHDKSSEDGAQCTNSSDGRPVPPGRAPKVHGKDAVVPKSAAPRPHEHDETLAGFVYAEVDRDRDGGASEACATTSVDHKAMLTTVELFDATSMTLSLSVDRAAGTERLMAMADTKSPRRRDDRTGDDDVWDRGLNKSSEVAKVAAEVTHTTTQFGLDRATRCSVHSSNAVHVGTTTAAEEEDEESDDEDEDGFFQETVLLMNNNFQSLGSTRCTPAKASHQPSEETLVGSASPTPHMPRSLEVTPLTKPPTGREMPGEGGFTGRPGRMEPGTAFSESKTYLAADTPASPCFTAPVSPATTVNTQAPPAVPASLLSTPQHCCRPDPCASLFAASTPPATAEMSSAASEYFFIDNHDGTAYLADASLQLDGSYALGQTILLAQSAGSSEASSISAVRRNATGIESPVAKPQLTINLPQQRGNAVHRPPRGACLREVLPASVAPPFCPGSPAPHPIQSGAALPVSPSIARVVCRSAAMSRDVSACPVAPAVASRLLSSSFSDSFCFDQTLLVPLDESTLDRSAVIADASVVADRSHRSTAPTRWEACVSPSVVTPVLSLPVVSFRAFQAGTGRRECGVPRPSLSCPTASFSLSRGSPVPDAPIAAEQLAAQQARAAREGRAPRSDQDVIYLIPAGAATATMRPEEITGQGWIPVQAVDVLPSATFAAPPAVGNDVRSHRGIVRGGTESPLPTNPTVTSAAGRVTSQDDCVEESDREPSLSRRSCGGHDDIALPIFSPASTLSASTLECINRRLSYSMSRWASTRQRFGATSQSGADGTNITNLAGSIVLPPATPLFLVGPSQDGHHNTGGTFSAFSAEPVSDSRSPVPVPPESPEMPQREESPSRCTAVATPAASCQQGHLDGAPVAEEDDTGNAANVGWNSLLTSMSYQRVSTVGATTSESYANDGSLSIPLTLSASASLRMGVQRPGAARRCAGGAAAGPAALHHSLQQTSYQFRAPHPRRMSAAGFSHGTASSLSMHAFADHSLQMPTGMALTFSNAAGAAGNSSFRTTYCCNRTSTASTETVSLNPGLGGGDGPGSSSVSAVGLPLSRGALPHHNPHHQHRYSQEGAGGMTRIHSTGSLQAERVTREAAAMNASGAAPHSRAVNRNSALHRRRYASPQQQQCLRWTETMGRVGTGATMAGGRCAAASPACLVPDTSVFLPWAPLTITPEGSVNLGGCEETRCRGGAAAATGAPASCVPMTLMPFTSSAETSTMTTSTTATTITARDAAFSSETLRTLNTAVAAAMEGTVNEFQAYVYAASTTAEAEADTQALDVASPVPSAPSSPRAPKKDGDAQKENDAASFRSTFDPARDAFAAGSVWRSKSSVATRPLGCWEGSAANMEVPLSSKARSPSLPVHPEDVSLPGQ; this is translated from the coding sequence ATGCAACTAACGATGCCGGCGCCTGAGGCACCGCAGCTGGAGGATGGGGGcgcttcaccgccgccgcgcccgcCGAAGCGCAGCTGTAGCAGCGAAGGTAACTATCAGCATGACAAGAGCTCCGAAGACGGCGCCCAGTGCACAAACTCCTCAGACGGTCGTCCGGTTCCGCCGGGGCGAGCGCCTAAGGTGCACGGAAAGGATGCCGTTGTGCCAAAGAGCGCCGCACCTCGACCCCACGAGCACGATGAGACACTCGCCGGTTTCGTCTACGCAGAGGTGGACCGGGAccgcgacggcggtgcctcgGAGGCATGCGCTACCACTAGCGTTGACCACAAGGCCATGCTCACCACGGTGGAACTGTTTGATGCCACCTCCATGACACTGTCTCTCAGCGTGGATCGAGCAGCAGGAACGGAGCGAttgatggcgatggcggaTACCAAGTCACCCCGAAGGCGGGATGACCGTACTGGAGACGATGACGTGTGGGACCGTGGTTTGAACAAGAGCTCGGAGGTCGCTAAGGTTGCAGCAGAGGTAACACATACCACTACTCAGTTCGGCCTAGATCGcgccacgcgctgcagcgtgcaCTCGAGCAACGCCGTCCACGTTGGGACTACCactgcagcggaggaggaggacgaggagagtgacgacgaggatgaggacgGCTTCTTCCAGGAGACGGTTTTACTCATGAACAACAACTTCCAGTCGCTCGGTAGCACACGTTGCACACCGGCAAAGGCCTCTCATCAGCCGAGTGAGGAGACGCTCGTTGGCTCGGCCAGCCCCACGCCACATATGCCTCGCTCGCTGGAGGTGACACCTCTGACGAAGCCACCGACAGGTCGAGAGATGCCGGGGGAGGGTGGCTTCACTGGCCGCCCGGGTCGGATGGAACCGGGCACAGCTTTTTCTGAGAGTAAAACGTACTTAGCTGCCGACACGCCAGCTTCACCGTGCTTCACGGCTCCTGTGTCACCAGCTACGACAGTGAACACGCAGGCACCACCGGCAGTGCCTGCCTCCCTGCTCTCCACGCcacagcactgctgccgtcctGATCCTTGCGCCTCCCTTTTTGCagcctccacccctcccgcCACGGCTGAAATGAGCTCAGCGGCCAGTGAGTACTTCTTCATTGACAACCACGATGGCACTGCTTACCTCGCCGACGCCTCGTTGCAACTGGACGGCAGCTACGCCCTCGGCCAAACCATCTTGCTGGCTCAGAGCGCCGGCTCATCGGAGGCCTCATCGATATCGGCAGTACGCCGCAACGCTACTGGCATCGAGTCCCCCGTTGCGAAGCCACAGCTTACCATAAActtgccgcagcagcgcggcaacGCCGTACACCGCCCACCTCGCGGCGCGTGTCTTAGGGAGGTGCTGCCGGCATCTGTGGCGCCACCCTTCTGCCCAGGCTCGCCGGCCCCGCATCCTATCCAGAGCGGTGCCGCCTTACCAGTGTCACCTAGCATTGCTCGCGTGGTatgccgctccgccgctaTGTCGCGCGACGTTTCGGCTTGCCCGGTCGCGCCCGCAGTCGCCTCCCGCCTACTTTCGAGCAGCTTCAGTGACAGCTTCTGCTTTGACCAGACGCTGTTGGTGCCGCTAGATGAGAGCACCCTGGACCGCTCTGCTGTGATTGCGGATGCCTCTGTGGTAGCCGATCGAAGCCACCGAAGCACCGCCCCGACGCGTTGGGAAGCGTGCGTATCGCCTTCGGTGGTGACTCCAGTGCTCTCATTGCCCGTCGTCTCCTTCAGGGCTTTCCAGGCAGGGACAGGGCGTCGCGAGTGTGGCGTACCACGACCCTCGCTGTCCTGCCCCACTGCCTCATTTTCGCTCTCACGTGGTTCTCCGGTACCAGATGCGCCCATCGCTGCGGAGCAGCTTGCCGCTCAACAGGCACGCGCGGCTCGCGAGGGACGAGCTCCGCGTTCAGATCAGGATGTCATCTACCTTATccctgccggcgccgccacagcaacgaTGAGGCCGGAGGAAATTACCGGTCAAGGCTGGATCCCGGTTCAGGCAGTGGACGTCCTGCCCTCTGCCACGTTTGCCGCCCCTCCTGCCGTCGGCAACGATGTTCGCTCTCACCGAGGCATTGTCAGGGGTGGTACCGAGTCGCCGTTGCCCACGAACCCCACTGTCACTAGTGCTGCTGGGAGGGTGACCTCACAAGACGATTGCGTCGAGGAGTCTGATCGTGAACCGAGCCTCTCACGCCGCTCGTGCGGCGGACATGACGATATCGCCTTGCCGATCTTCAGCCCTGCGTCCACGCTCTCCGCCTCAACGCTGGAGTGCATCAATCGTCGGTTGAGCTACTCCATGTCGAGGTGGGCGAGCACCCGTCAGCGCTTCGGTGCCACTTCTCAGTCCGGAGCTGACGGGACAAACATCACCAATCTCGCTGGCAGCATTGTGCTGCCACCCGCCACaccgctcttcctcgttgGGCCTTCTCAGGACGGACACCACAATACCGGCGGCACCTTCAGCGCTTTCTCGGCTGAGCCAGTCAGCGATAGCCGCTcccctgtgcctgtgccgcCCGAGTCGCCGGAGATGCCGCAGCGTGAGGAGAGCCCGTCTCGTTGCACGGCTGTCGCCACCCCGGCTGCATCGTGCCAACAAGGCCACCTTGACGGTGCACCAgtcgcggaggaggacgacacTGGCAATGCAGCCAACGTTGGCTGGAACTCGCTGCTGACGAGCATGAGCTACCAGCGCGTGTCCACTGTTGGGGCGACGACGAGCGAGTCGTATGCGAACGATGGCTCCCTGAGTATCCCGCTGACGTTGTCCGCCAGTGCGTCTCTCCGGATGGGGGTGCAGCGGCccggcgctgcgcggcggTGTGCCGGGGGCGCAGCCGCCGGGCCTGCCGCCTTGCACCATTCTCTGCAGCAGACATCATATCAGTTCCGTGCTCCGCACCCTCGCCGTATGTCTGCCGCAGGGTTTTCCCAtggcaccgcctcctccctctcaaTGCACGCCTTTGCTGACCACAGTCTGCAGATGCCGACTGGGATGGCGCTGACCTTCTCGAacgccgctggcgccgccggcaacagcagcttcCGCACGACCTACTGCTGCAACCGCACTAGTACTGCCAGTACTGAGACAGTATCACTCAACCCTGgcctcggtggtggtgatggccCCGGCtcgagcagcgtcagcgcgGTGGGGCTGCCGCTCTCACGCGGTGCGCTGCCCCACCACAACCcacaccaccagcaccgctaCTCGCAAGAAGGTGCTGGTGGTATGACCCGCATACACAGCACCGGTAGTTTACAGGCGGAGAGGGTcacgagagaagcggcggccATGAACGCCAGCGGTGCGGCTCCTCATTCGAGGGCAGTGAACCGCAACAGCGCTTTgcatcgccgccgctacGCCAGcccgcaacagcaacagtgcCTTCGCTGGACAGAGACCATGGGGCGAGTTGGGACCGGGGCAACAATGGCCGGCGGtcgttgtgctgctgcgagtcCGGCTTGCCTGGTACCCGATACTTCCGTGTTCCTGCCCTGGGCCCCGCTCACCATCACACCTGAGGGCTCCGTTAACCTGGGCGGGTGTGAGGAGACTCgctgtcgcggcggcgctgctgcggccaccgGCGCGCCGGCGTCCTGTGTGCCGATGACGCTAATGCCATTCACCAGTTCCGCGGAGACGAGCACGATGACCACGTCGACGACGGCTACGACCATCACTGCGCGCGACGCGGCGTTCTCTTCCGAGACGCTTCGAACGCTGAACActgccgtggcggcagcgatggagggGACCGTGAACGAGTTCCAGGCATACGTCTATGCCGCATCGACAActgcagaggcggaggcggataCACAGGCGCTGGACGTGGCTTCGCCAGTGCCATCGgcgccctcttcccctcgcgCCCCCAAGAAAGATGGCGATGCTCAAAAGGAGAATGACGCCGCATCTTTTCGGTCGACCTTCGACCCCGCCAGGGATGCGTTTGCCGCCGGCAGTGTGTGGAGGTCGAAGTCGAGCGTCGCAACGAGGCCGCTCGGATGTTGGGAAGGCTCGGCGGCGAACATGGAAGTGCCGCTGTCCAGCAAGGCACGCTCTCCATCCCTCCCGGTCCATCCAGAGGACGTTTCTCTTCCTGGTCAGTAG
- a CDS encoding protein kinase, putative (TriTrypDB/GeneDB-style sysID: LpmP.17.0450), translating to MGGQRGSVAPHLPAVCSDRDVVAAAAKDRGSDDSEKSEESTPHLGSAITPIVALAFPIATRGESSNGSLAGVVTDVLPPLRLLASAESKLNHGAHSPTRPSLHKTLSSTASHHPSPHAPASYIKAPVDRVSSQALVMNPLSPTMIEASLPERKSSSGVTTSTKIGVDGAVGGWRAHCYAPTIPSNSAAAECEGGAGGGGVPAKGKTGNRLSKTPAQGVGSQRDDEPSSDEEGDDEDDSDEEDEESEEDDYDDGDTSDEDDENDDDSSADDDDDDDASMSASSSSLSTSTASTSAGDGKSWGKKRSSDKLKQHTAVVEKNAAVPSSPSECARWRGGPEPAAQLTRTKVSREGDVNVKVIFAVRSRHCFRRYVKEVMTRFGFQKATDFDMYCIDQYGDRVDIDTAEDFDQLLDAFTMTMTEGKEALGSSPCLHASSPPPPMSVAPLYHLCSGTQSTSGCRISSPVDGLNMNDHAHARAMSFSASYNNASSFYAARSFSLFPRLDATTTSFISTGGLVEDDGKSSGSVLRLYVRYSNAYYAEHRQEFQQQMQECPRYPQSVLSNGGSGTHWQQQLSLGSRSSKGQPQADLFPSSHVSPGETGFPFVRMLLASTGGSVSKGCGGVGNASSRDEFCAGYGQSEDWPGTSLESVSLQFSETLCSNLTKTFRLEEGQLVDWRRMSVLGKGSFGTVYEGITQDGKMLAVKVQELPLDDGEDAEAVKALKTEINLMRLLKHKNIVAYYGCQTRVLPTGNQQMEVFLELCHGGSLASLRRKFSKAKEPFSISLVRSYTRQVLEGLAYLHAQNVVHRDIKSDNVLISAMGEAKLADFGCSKRLGPVTLQAMSGAASPAPTPPETVVARTAMYQTIVGSPFFMAPEVLGEGGSYTGAADIWSVGCLVLEMLGREPWDITGTNIFQIMFRISREKGMPSGVPKKCPAVLLDFLERCFQRNAKQRATATELLAHEWVTCPDKALEEVPLSPLLKKEQLAG from the coding sequence ATGGGCGgccagcgcggcagcgtcgcaccTCACCTCCCTGCTGTGTGCAGCGACAGGGATGTCGTTGCAGCGGCTGCCAAGGATCGCGGTAGCGATGATAGCGAAAAATCAGAAGAGAGTACGCCACACTTGGGGTCAGCCATCACCCCCATTGTTGCTCTCGCTTTTCCTATTGCCACGCGGGGCGAGAGCAGCAACGGTAGCCTCGCAGGTGTAGTCACAGACGTGCTGCCACCCTTACGCTTGCTGGCCAGTGCCGAGTCCAAGCTCAACCATGGTGCGCACTCGCCGACTCGGCCGTCGCTGCACAAGACGCTGAGTAGTACAGCCTCGCATCACCCTTCCCCACACGCCCCTGCGAGCTACATCAAGGCACCTGTAGATCGCGTGTCGTCACAGGCCTTAGTCATGAACCCCCTCTCGCCTACGATGATCGAAGCATCTTTACCAGAGCGGAAGTCAAGTAGTGGAGTGACCACCAGCACCAAAATCGGTGTCGATGGTGCCGTCGGCGGCTGGCGAGCACACTGCTATGCGCCGACGATCCCTTCGAatagcgccgctgcagagtgcgaaggaggagccggaggcggcggcgtgccggCGAAGGGGAAGACAGGCAATAGACTCAGCAAGACCCCTGCCCAAGGAGTTGGTAGCCAGAGAGATGACGAGCCCTCGAGTGACGAAGAGGGGGACGATGAGGATGAtagcgacgaggaagacgaagagagcgaggaggacgactaCGATGATGGCGACACGTCAGACGAGGACGATgagaacgacgacgacagcagcgctgatgacgacgacgacgacgatgcatCGATGTCGGCCTCATCTTCCTCCTTAAGCACCTCGACGGCATCGACCTCTGCCGGCGACGGGAAGTCATGGGGAAAGAAGCGGAGTAGCGATAAACTGAAGCAGCACACTGCCGTGGTTGAGAAGAACGCGGCCGTGCCGTCCTCACCGTCAGAGTgtgcgcggtggcgcggtGGACCCGAaccagcggcgcagctgactCGAACAAAGGTGTCGAGAGAGGGTGACGTGAACGTGAAGGTCATCTTCGCCGTTCGTTCCCGTCACTGCTTCCGCCGCTACGTGAAGGAGGTGATGACGCGCTTCGGCTTTCAGAAGGCGACGGACTTCGATATGTACTGTATTGATCAGTACGGCGACCGCGTCGACATCGACACGGCGGAGGACTTTGACCAGCTGCTTGACGCGTTCACCATGACCATGACGGAAGGTAAGGAAGCTCTCGGCAGCTCCCCATGCCTGCAcgcctcttcgccgccgccgccgatgtcCGTGGCGCCCCTCTATCACCTTTGCAGCGGCACTCAAAGCACGAGTGGCTGTAGAATATCCTCGCCAGTTGATGGGCTAAACATGAATGACCATGCCCACGCGCGAGCCATGAGCTTCAGCGCAAGCTACAACAACGCATCCTCCTTCTATGCCGCTAGGTCTTTCTCCTTATTCCCCAGGTTGGATGCGACCACCACGTCGTTCATCAGCACCGGCGGCCTCGTGGAAGATGATggcaagagcagcggcagcgtgctgCGGCTTTATGTGCGCTACTCGAACGCCTACTACGCTGAGCACCGCCAAGAGTTCCAGCAGCAGATGCAAGAGTGCCCGAGATACCCGCAGAGCGTCTTGAGtaacggtggcagcggtacccattggcagcagcagctctcgcTTGGCTCGCGTTCGAGCAAGGGGCAGCCTCAAGCAGACCTGTTTCCAAGCAGCCATGTCTCGCCTGGTGAGACAGGCTTCCCCTTCGTGCGGATGCTGTTGGCAAGCACGGGTGGTAGCGTTAGCAAAGGATGTGGAGGCGTCGGCAACGCTTCAAGCCGCGACGAATTCTGCGCTGGCTATGGCCAATCCGAAGACTGGCCTGGTACCTCATTGGAAAGCGTGTCGCTGCAGTTCAGCGAGACACTCTGCAGCAATCTTACCAAGACGTTCCGACTTGAGGAGGGGCAGCTGGTAGACTGGCGGCGCATGAGCGTGCTTGGCAAGGGCTCCTTTGGCACAGTCTACGAGGGCATCACCCAGGATGGGAAGATGTTGGCGGTGAAGGTGCAAGAGCTGCCTCTCGACGACGGAGAGGatgcggaggcggtgaaggcgtTGAAAACCGAGATCAACCTCATGCGTTTGCTGAAGCACAAGAACATCGTCGCCTACTACGGGTGTCAGACTCGCGTGCTGCCGACAGGCAACCAGCAGATGGAAGTCTTCCTCGAGCTATGCCACGGTGGCAGCCTCGCCTCCCTGCGGCGGAAGTTTTCCAAGGCCAAGGAGCCATTCAGCATCTCGCTCGTGCGCTCATACACTCGGCAGGTGCTGGAGGGGTTGGCCTACCTGCACGCCCAGAACGTCGTGCATCGCGACATCAAGAGCGACAACGTGCTCATCTCTGCCATGGGTGAGGCGAAGCTCGCTGATTTTGGGTGCAGCAAGCGGTTGGGGCCGGTAACACTGCAAGCGATGTCGGGTGCAGCGTCACCGGCCCCAACCCCACCAGAGACGGTGGTGGCCCGTACTGCCATGTACCAGACAATAGTGGGCTCGCCGTTCTTCATGGCGCCAGAGGTGCTgggcgagggcggcagcTACACGGGTGCAGCGGATATTTGGTCTGTCGGCTGCTTGGTGCTGGAGATGCTTGGCCGTGAGCCGTGGGACATCACCGGCACGAACATTTTTCAAATTATGTTCCGCATCAGCAGGGAGAAGGGTATGCCGAGTGGGGTGCCGAAGAAGTGCCCAGCAGTGCTTCTCGATTTCTTGGAGCGGTGCTTCCAGCGTAATGCCAAGCAGCGGGCCACCGCGacagagctgctggcgcatGAGTGGGTGACATGCCCCGACAAGGCGCTTGAggaggtgccgctgtcgccgctgttgaAGAAGGAGCAATTGGCAGGGTGA
- a CDS encoding phenazine biosynthesis-like protein (TriTrypDB/GeneDB-style sysID: LpmP.17.0440): MEPRHVVVSTPMMVCDAFTTDRFKGNPAAVCFVPTSVYCMEWSALSSLEASLGRGEPEVLETKMTEKDRQAAAEKYAVERNAKMGRAFQQVAKEMNLSETAFVYRLPTSRIRTIHEQIMRKCNEFEDEYEEKVKHENEERRRMSTAVTEDDEAPVIVVQEQSHGSVLSAIESSETPTHQSKRLSSLGAPPSPGLLPSSSFSMANSGVSFLYTRASNSIMVGSEMCRRPRRMHAQWFGLRWFTPTKEVPLCGHATFAAAHAIFEVSRLVQSESTRHLVSHIPMEFFVPAQTDVLCFVTESGVISVRCKAEPIIKPSDLVLHSYTCPPDMYEVHFPMTEAFSVKEAVPKDLYSDVAAALGLMHGAGCVEDIAYSKSTGYYIARLSTSQNVLECHPNWEALRRAFSSPHLMHALKEHSGVLGHIKGLGVTAQSDGHMIGPAGSVDVVSRFFAPWMGVDEDPVTGSLYLAILPYWLRLRQKGHFKVGDRLQFYQASKRGGFMTAIVIGRKAERVALIGPVLTFMRGNCTFEVEEVR, encoded by the coding sequence ATGGAGCCGCGCCACGTTGTCGTGTCCACGCCGATGATGGTGTGCGACGCCTTCACGACGGACCGCTTTAAAGGCAACCCGGCCGCTGTCTGCTTTGTGCCGACCTCTGTGTATTGTATGGAGTGGTCTGCCCTGAGCAGCCTCGAGGCCAGCTTGGGCCGCGGTGAGCCGGAGGTTCTCGAGACGAAGATGACGGAGAAGGACcgccaggcggcggccgAGAAGTACGCGGTGGAGCGCAATGCCAAGATGGGTCGCGCGTTCCAGCAGGTGGCGAAGGAGATGAATTTATCAGAGACCGCCTTTGTCTACCGCCTTCCCACCTCGCGCATCCGCACCATACACGAACAAATTATGCGCAAGTGTAATGAGTTTGAAGACGAGTacgaggagaaggtgaagcaTGAGAACGAGGAACGCCGTCGCATGAGCACCGCTGTCactgaggacgacgaggcgccGGTGATCGTGGTTCAGGAACAGTCTCACGGATCGGTACTGAGCGCCATAGAAAGCAGCGAAACCCCAACTCACCAGTCGAAGCGGCTGAGTAGCCTCGGGGCGCCGCCCTCGCCTGGCCTGTTGCCTAGCTCCAGCTTTTCCATGGCGAACTCCGGCGTGAGTTTCCTATACACTCGCGCCTCCAACTCCATCATGGTCGGCAGCGAGATGTGTCGCCGTCCACGCCGTATGCACGCGCAGTGGTTTGGTCTGCGCTGGTTCACGCCAACGAAggaggtgccgctgtgcgGCCACGCCACCTTTGCCGCGGCGCACGCCATCTTTGAAGTTTCGCGGCTTGTTCAATCGGAGAGCACGCGCCACCTGGTGTCGCACATCCCGATGGAGTTCTTCGTGCCTGCGCAGACGGACGTCCTTTGCTTCGTGACGGAGTCGGGCGTCATCAGCGTGCGCTGCAAGGCTGAGCCCATTATCAAACCCAGCGACTTAGTGTTGCACAGCTACACCTGTCCCCCTGACATGTATGAGGTGCACTTTCCCATGACGGAGGCATTTTCGGTTAAGGAGGCGGTGCCGAAGGACCTGTACAGcgatgtggcggcggcgctcggGCTGATGCACGGCGCTGGGTGTGTCGAGGATATTGCTTACTCCAAGTCGACTGGGTACTACATAGCACGTCTGTCCACGTCGCAGAACGTTCTGGAGTGCCACCCCAACTGGGAGGCGCTTCGCCGTGCCTTTAGCTCACCCCACCTCATGCATGCCCTCAAGGAGCACTCGGGTGTGTTGGGCCACATCAAGGGCCTCGGTGTTACAGCCCAGAGCGATGGCCACATGATAGGTCCGGCCGGTAGTGTTGATGTCGTCTCGCGCTTCTTTGCGCCATGGATGGGCGTTGATGAGGACCCGGTGACGGGCTCGCTATACCTGGCGATCTTGCCATACTGGCTGCGTCTTCGCCAGAAAGGTCACTTCAAGGTTGGTGACCGCCTGCAGTTCTACCAAGCCAGTAAGCGCGGCGGCTTCATGACTGCCATCGTGATTGGGCGAAAAGCTGAGCGTGTAGCGCTGATCGGACCTGTTCTGACCTTCATGCGTGGCAACTGCACCttcgaggtggaggaggtgcgctAA